From one Streptomyces mobaraensis genomic stretch:
- a CDS encoding polysaccharide deacetylase family protein: MTRTTGRGRHIAVAAGSGLALVAVILGSVAVANQASDDGGSKHVAADAKSPSAKVPRERGKAAEPDVGGPVSEEISHDSESPGKVVNITIDDGPDPVWTPKVLDLLRRNDVKATFCMIGPRAKEYPSLVKKVVAEGHRLCDHSMDHNTAMDKRPESYQASQILDAQKLIEDAAGDGVKVRYYRAPGGAFTPYSRKVAAAHGMRPLGWQVDSRDWQRPGVARIVANVKREVPSGPTILFHDAGGDRSQTMAAMEETLPWLKRQGYGFSFPKI, from the coding sequence ATGACGCGAACTACCGGGCGGGGGCGGCACATCGCGGTGGCGGCCGGGTCGGGCCTTGCGCTCGTGGCGGTGATACTGGGCTCGGTGGCCGTCGCCAACCAGGCGTCGGACGACGGCGGGAGCAAGCACGTCGCCGCCGACGCCAAGAGCCCGTCGGCGAAGGTGCCCCGCGAGCGGGGCAAGGCCGCCGAACCCGACGTGGGCGGACCGGTGTCGGAGGAGATCTCGCACGACAGCGAGAGCCCGGGCAAGGTCGTCAACATCACCATCGACGACGGCCCCGACCCCGTCTGGACGCCCAAGGTGCTGGACCTGCTGCGCCGGAACGACGTCAAGGCGACGTTCTGCATGATAGGTCCGCGCGCCAAGGAGTACCCGTCCCTCGTCAAGAAGGTCGTCGCGGAGGGGCACCGGCTCTGCGACCACTCCATGGACCACAACACGGCCATGGACAAACGCCCCGAGTCCTACCAGGCGAGCCAGATCCTCGACGCCCAGAAGCTGATAGAGGATGCCGCCGGGGACGGAGTGAAGGTGCGGTACTACCGCGCCCCCGGCGGCGCGTTCACCCCGTACAGCCGCAAGGTGGCCGCCGCGCACGGGATGCGGCCGCTCGGCTGGCAGGTCGACAGCCGCGACTGGCAGCGCCCGGGCGTCGCGCGCATCGTGGCCAACGTCAAGCGCGAGGTCCCCAGCGGCCCCACCATCCTCTTCCATGACGCCGGCGGCGACCGCAGCCAGACCATGGCCGCGATGGAAGAAACGCTTCCGTGGCTGAAGCGGCAGGGGTACGGCTTCAGCTTCCCGAAGATCTGA
- a CDS encoding ferritin-like domain-containing protein — MATRQLYAHEPDEPLWEVPASGAARFGWEYEEGRERLLALYRKGKDKQWDAAKRIDWDAEVDPYDPLGVPDENMLVYNTPYWDRMGEANRRDMRRHYAAWQFSQFLHGEQGALVCASRITESVPDLDAKFYSATQAMDEARHVEVYSRFLHEKIGMLYPVDTSLQRLLGDTLRDSRWDMPYLGMQVLIEGLALAAFGMLRDFTEKPLPKQILTYVMQDEARHVAFGRLALRDYYAQLSDAELREREEFVIEGCHLMRNRLRGEEVLVDFGIPTAEAVELSERSDYVRAFRKLLFSRIVPCVKDIGLWGERLQRAYLDLGVLDLGDASLDRLMAEDEELAERLDARRFAAEEAARAAEVARVIAEGEAPDVKEDGIPGEDGGGKPEE, encoded by the coding sequence ATGGCGACGCGACAGCTCTACGCGCACGAGCCCGACGAGCCGCTCTGGGAGGTCCCCGCGAGCGGCGCCGCCCGCTTCGGCTGGGAGTACGAGGAGGGCCGCGAACGGCTCCTCGCCCTCTACCGGAAGGGCAAGGACAAGCAGTGGGACGCGGCCAAGCGCATCGACTGGGACGCGGAGGTCGACCCGTACGACCCGCTCGGCGTCCCCGACGAGAACATGCTGGTGTACAACACCCCGTACTGGGACCGGATGGGCGAGGCGAACCGGCGCGACATGCGCCGCCACTACGCCGCCTGGCAGTTCAGCCAGTTCCTCCACGGCGAGCAGGGCGCGCTGGTCTGCGCGAGCCGGATCACCGAGTCGGTGCCGGACCTCGACGCCAAGTTCTACTCCGCCACCCAGGCCATGGACGAGGCCCGGCACGTGGAGGTCTACAGCCGCTTCCTGCACGAGAAGATCGGGATGCTCTACCCCGTCGACACCAGCCTCCAGCGGCTGCTCGGCGACACCCTGCGCGACTCCCGCTGGGACATGCCCTACCTCGGGATGCAGGTCCTCATCGAGGGGCTCGCCCTCGCCGCGTTCGGCATGCTGCGCGACTTCACCGAGAAGCCGCTGCCGAAGCAGATCCTCACCTACGTGATGCAGGACGAGGCCCGGCACGTCGCCTTCGGCCGGCTGGCGCTGCGCGACTACTACGCGCAGCTCAGCGACGCGGAGCTGCGCGAGCGCGAGGAGTTCGTGATCGAGGGCTGCCACCTGATGCGGAACCGGCTGCGCGGGGAGGAGGTCCTCGTCGACTTCGGCATCCCGACCGCGGAGGCGGTGGAGCTGAGCGAACGGTCCGACTACGTCCGGGCCTTCCGGAAGCTGCTGTTCAGCCGGATCGTCCCCTGCGTCAAGGACATCGGACTGTGGGGCGAACGCCTCCAGCGCGCCTACCTCGACCTCGGCGTCCTCGACCTGGGCGACGCCAGCCTCGACCGGCTGATGGCCGAGGACGAGGAGCTCGCCGAACGGCTCGACGCCCGGCGCTTCGCCGCCGAAGAGGCGGCCCGCGCCGCCGAGGTGGCCCGCGTGATCGCGGAGGGCGAAGCGCCGGACGTGAAGGAGGACGGCATTCCGGGAGAAGATGGCGGAGGAAAGCCGGAAGAGTGA
- a CDS encoding AurF N-oxygenase family protein, whose product MAADPMTPAGTAGPALRDALGPLKDRERIAERLLESSARHSFDPDTELDWDAPPEDGKWYWPPELVSLYGTPLWRRMPEEQRMELSRHEAASLASLGIWFEIILMQLLVRHIYDKPVTSAHVRYALTEIADECRHSKMFARMIQHGGAPTYPVARLHHNLARILKTISTTPGSFACTLLGEEILDYMQRLTFPDERVQPLVRGVTRIHVVEEARHVRYAREELRRQMKTCPRWEAELTRLSCGEAARVFSVAFVNPAVYTNVGLDRREAVAQVRASGHRREVMQAGAKRLTDFLGEIGVLRGPGRRLWRSSGLLA is encoded by the coding sequence ATGGCAGCAGACCCGATGACGCCGGCCGGCACGGCCGGACCCGCGCTCCGTGACGCGCTCGGGCCGCTCAAGGACCGAGAACGGATCGCCGAGCGCCTGCTGGAGTCCTCGGCCAGACACTCCTTCGACCCGGACACCGAACTCGACTGGGACGCCCCGCCCGAGGACGGCAAGTGGTACTGGCCCCCGGAGCTCGTCTCGCTCTACGGGACGCCGCTGTGGCGGCGGATGCCCGAGGAACAGCGCATGGAGCTCTCCCGGCACGAGGCCGCCTCGCTCGCCTCGCTGGGCATCTGGTTCGAGATCATCCTGATGCAACTGCTCGTCCGGCACATCTACGACAAGCCGGTGACCAGCGCCCACGTCCGGTACGCGCTCACCGAGATAGCCGACGAGTGCCGGCACTCCAAGATGTTCGCCCGCATGATCCAGCATGGCGGCGCCCCCACGTACCCCGTGGCCCGCCTCCACCACAACCTCGCTCGGATCCTGAAGACGATCTCCACCACCCCCGGCTCGTTCGCCTGCACCCTGCTCGGCGAGGAGATCCTCGACTACATGCAGCGGCTCACGTTCCCCGACGAGCGGGTCCAGCCGCTGGTGCGCGGCGTGACCCGGATCCACGTCGTCGAGGAGGCGCGGCACGTCCGGTACGCCCGGGAGGAACTCCGCCGCCAGATGAAGACCTGTCCGCGCTGGGAGGCGGAACTCACCCGGCTGAGCTGCGGAGAGGCGGCCCGCGTCTTCTCCGTCGCCTTCGTCAACCCCGCCGTCTACACCAACGTGGGCCTCGACCGGCGCGAGGCGGTCGCCCAGGTGCGGGCGAGCGGGCACCGGCGCGAGGTGATGCAGGCGGGCGCCAAGCGGCTGACCGACTTCCTCGGGGAGATCGGGGTGCTGCGGGGGCCCGGACGCCGGCTGTGGCGCAGTTCCGGCCTGCTGGCCTGA
- a CDS encoding TetR/AcrR family transcriptional regulator translates to MTGSGTTSYRRLGVAQRRAQLITAALGLFAQRPPEDVSLDDVAAAAQVSRPLVYRYFPGGKTQLYEAALRSAADELELCFAEPQTGPLTLRLAAALDRYLAFVDGHAAGFGALLQGGSVVETSRTGAIVDEVRRTAAGHILAHLQVPEPGVRLRMTVRTWIAAVEGASLTWLDEGKRPPVEELRDWLVDHFVALLITTAASDEQTARVTRAALALEPADGVVTRLVRRLGPVLAEAGHLL, encoded by the coding sequence ATGACCGGCAGCGGAACCACCTCCTACCGGCGGCTGGGCGTCGCCCAGCGCCGCGCCCAGCTGATCACCGCCGCGCTCGGCCTGTTCGCCCAGCGTCCGCCCGAGGACGTCTCCCTCGACGACGTGGCGGCGGCCGCCCAGGTGTCCCGGCCGCTGGTCTACCGCTACTTCCCGGGCGGCAAGACCCAGTTGTACGAGGCCGCGCTGCGCAGCGCGGCGGACGAGCTGGAACTGTGCTTCGCCGAACCGCAGACCGGCCCGCTGACCCTCCGGCTCGCCGCCGCCCTCGACCGCTACCTCGCCTTCGTCGACGGGCACGCCGCCGGATTCGGCGCGCTGCTCCAGGGCGGCAGCGTCGTCGAGACGTCGCGGACCGGCGCGATCGTGGACGAGGTGCGCCGCACCGCCGCCGGCCACATCCTCGCCCACCTCCAGGTGCCCGAACCCGGGGTGCGGCTGCGGATGACGGTCAGGACGTGGATAGCGGCCGTCGAGGGCGCGTCCCTGACCTGGCTGGACGAGGGGAAGCGACCGCCCGTGGAGGAGCTGCGGGACTGGCTGGTCGACCACTTCGTCGCCCTGCTCATCACCACGGCGGCGAGCGACGAACAGACCGCGCGGGTGACGCGGGCCGCGCTGGCGCTGGAGCCGGCGGACGGGGTGGTGACGCGGCTGGTGCGGCGGTTGGGGCCGGTGCTGGCGGAGGCGGGGCATCTGCTCTGA
- a CDS encoding styrene monooxygenase/indole monooxygenase family protein, giving the protein MRRILIVGAGQSGLQLALGLQARDYDVTLLSNRTPDEMRAGRVTSTQVMFGTALRHERELGLGFWEEHAPGIEGFGYSVAGPPLPAANGRVRRIVDWVGRLDEPARSVDQRLKMAGWLETFAARGGKLVLHGATVCDLDFFAGRYDLVLVAAGKGELVSLFDRDPARSPYAAPQRCLALAYVHGLGPRPEHPEYDAVRCTLVPGVGELLVIPALTLSGRADILFWEGLPGGPLDVFGAGESPAEHLARMLELIERYAPWEYGRATQVELTDPGATLAGRYTPVVRDPVGRLPSGGLVLGIGDAVVVDDPVTGQGANSAAKSAAACLAAIVERGDGPFDEAWMRSVSDRHWTASARHATRWTNAMLAPLPLHVQRLIGAASGCRPVADRFANGYDDPSDFEGWFYEEERAEAYLREVGGG; this is encoded by the coding sequence ATGCGACGCATCCTCATAGTCGGCGCCGGCCAGTCCGGTCTCCAGCTCGCCCTCGGCCTCCAGGCCCGGGACTACGACGTGACGCTGCTCTCCAACCGCACCCCGGACGAGATGCGCGCCGGCCGGGTCACCTCCACCCAGGTCATGTTCGGCACCGCCCTGCGGCACGAACGCGAACTCGGCCTCGGCTTCTGGGAGGAGCACGCCCCCGGCATCGAGGGGTTCGGCTACTCCGTGGCCGGCCCGCCCCTCCCGGCCGCGAACGGACGGGTGCGGCGCATCGTCGACTGGGTCGGCCGGCTCGACGAACCCGCCCGCTCCGTCGACCAGCGGCTCAAGATGGCCGGCTGGCTGGAGACCTTCGCGGCCCGCGGCGGGAAACTGGTCCTCCACGGCGCCACCGTCTGCGACCTGGACTTCTTCGCCGGCCGCTACGACCTCGTGCTGGTCGCCGCGGGCAAGGGCGAGCTGGTCTCCCTCTTCGACCGCGACCCCGCCCGCTCCCCGTACGCCGCGCCCCAGCGCTGCCTGGCCCTCGCCTATGTCCACGGCCTGGGGCCGCGCCCCGAACACCCCGAGTACGACGCCGTCCGCTGCACCCTCGTCCCCGGCGTCGGCGAACTGCTCGTCATCCCCGCCCTCACCCTCTCCGGCCGCGCCGACATCCTCTTCTGGGAGGGCCTCCCCGGCGGCCCCCTCGACGTCTTCGGCGCCGGCGAGAGCCCGGCGGAGCACCTGGCCCGCATGCTCGAACTGATCGAACGCTACGCCCCCTGGGAATACGGCCGCGCCACCCAGGTCGAACTCACCGACCCCGGCGCCACCCTGGCCGGCCGCTACACCCCCGTCGTCCGCGACCCCGTCGGCCGGCTCCCCTCCGGGGGCCTCGTCCTCGGCATCGGCGACGCGGTCGTCGTCGACGACCCGGTCACCGGGCAGGGCGCCAACTCGGCGGCCAAGTCCGCGGCGGCGTGCCTCGCCGCGATCGTCGAGCGGGGGGACGGGCCGTTCGACGAGGCGTGGATGCGGTCGGTCTCCGACCGCCACTGGACGGCGTCCGCGCGTCACGCCACGCGCTGGACGAACGCCATGCTCGCGCCGCTGCCGCTGCACGTCCAGCGGCTGATCGGGGCGGCTTCCGGCTGCCGGCCGGTCGCGGACCGCTTCGCGAACGGGTACGACGATCCGTCGGATTTCGAGGGGTGGTTCTACGAGGAGGAGCGGGCGGAGGCGTACCTCCGGGAGGTGGGTGGGGGGTGA
- a CDS encoding GTP-binding protein, with protein sequence MAGSEPVRERPQHAPDGRTRAPAATKIVIAGGFGVGKTTFVGSVSEITPLRTEAVMTVAGEEVDDAVAVPEKATTTVAMDFGRITLEPDLVLYLFGTPGQQRFWFMWDDLVRGAIGAVVMCDTRRLADCFPALDYFESSGLPYIVAVNHFEGTPRHEAEEVREALSLTPHVPIVIMDARKRNTVVDSLLILVGRALDVTPG encoded by the coding sequence ATAGCGGGCTCCGAACCCGTACGGGAGCGCCCGCAGCACGCCCCGGACGGCCGCACCCGGGCCCCCGCCGCCACGAAGATCGTCATCGCGGGCGGCTTCGGCGTGGGCAAGACGACGTTCGTGGGCTCGGTCTCGGAGATCACCCCGCTGCGCACGGAGGCCGTGATGACGGTCGCCGGGGAGGAGGTGGACGACGCCGTCGCCGTCCCGGAGAAGGCCACGACCACGGTCGCCATGGACTTCGGCCGGATCACCCTCGAACCCGACCTGGTCCTCTACCTGTTCGGCACCCCCGGCCAGCAGCGGTTCTGGTTCATGTGGGACGACCTGGTGCGCGGCGCCATCGGGGCCGTCGTCATGTGCGACACCCGCAGGCTGGCGGACTGCTTCCCCGCCCTCGACTACTTCGAGAGCAGCGGGCTGCCGTACATCGTCGCCGTCAACCACTTCGAGGGGACGCCCCGGCACGAGGCGGAGGAGGTCCGCGAGGCGCTCTCGCTGACCCCGCACGTCCCGATCGTGATCATGGACGCGCGGAAGCGGAACACGGTCGTCGACTCGCTGCTGATCCTGGTCGGCCGCGCCCTCGACGTCACCCCCGGATGA
- a CDS encoding DUF742 domain-containing protein, whose translation MTGGCAVPAPHLAPAHPAPAPARRGRTARVRPYSAAGGRAPCGHVLQVETFVQTHERRPGEPGAARLVPEAGAIVGLCRGLRAVAEVSALLRMPLGVVRVLLGDLADQGRIRVYGPGHGTGRPDRALLERVQCGLRRI comes from the coding sequence GTGACCGGAGGCTGCGCCGTGCCCGCCCCGCACCTGGCCCCCGCGCACCCGGCCCCCGCGCCCGCGCGCCGGGGCCGGACGGCCCGCGTCCGCCCGTACTCCGCCGCGGGCGGACGCGCCCCCTGCGGGCACGTCCTCCAGGTGGAGACGTTCGTGCAGACCCACGAGCGGCGGCCCGGTGAGCCGGGGGCCGCCCGGCTGGTCCCCGAGGCGGGCGCCATCGTCGGGCTCTGCCGCGGACTCCGGGCCGTCGCCGAGGTCTCCGCGCTGCTCAGGATGCCGCTCGGGGTGGTCCGCGTCCTCCTCGGCGACCTGGCGGACCAGGGAAGAATCCGCGTCTACGGCCCCGGTCACGGCACCGGACGGCCCGACCGCGCGCTGCTCGAAAGGGTCCAGTGTGGACTTCGCAGGATCTGA
- a CDS encoding roadblock/LC7 domain-containing protein gives MPGGAGLPAGGTGYGLSHEARNLQWLLTDVVEEVPGVRSVAVVSSDGLLLLSSDPRQRPDGGGPLDGPLGGPVDGPRHSSADLATIVAGLGSLTTGAASLMDGGTVKQTMVAMEEGSLFVMTISDGSLLGVHTAPDCDMSVVAYHMALFVGRAGHVLTPELRRELRQSVEAVR, from the coding sequence ATCCCCGGCGGTGCCGGACTTCCCGCCGGCGGCACCGGTTACGGGCTGAGCCACGAGGCCCGCAACCTCCAATGGCTGCTGACCGACGTGGTCGAGGAGGTGCCCGGCGTCCGGTCGGTGGCGGTCGTCTCCTCCGACGGCCTGTTGCTGCTCTCCTCCGATCCGCGGCAGCGGCCGGACGGCGGCGGCCCCTTGGACGGGCCCTTGGGCGGCCCGGTTGACGGCCCCCGGCACTCCTCCGCCGACCTGGCGACGATCGTCGCGGGGCTGGGCAGCCTGACCACCGGGGCCGCGTCCCTGATGGACGGGGGCACCGTCAAACAGACCATGGTGGCCATGGAGGAGGGCAGCCTGTTCGTCATGACCATCAGCGACGGCTCGCTGCTGGGCGTCCACACCGCCCCGGACTGCGACATGAGCGTCGTCGCCTACCACATGGCGCTGTTCGTCGGCCGCGCCGGGCACGTCCTGACCCCCGAACTCCGGCGCGAACTGCGGCAGTCGGTGGAGGCGGTCAGGTGA
- a CDS encoding sensor histidine kinase gives MPEGTARARNRLVLSVATASLAVLGAGALGVADAYRDAADTARLVPTAEAASDAVRLAHELADERDAVTEYTAAGRGPVPATLAARRARTDRRLGAFLTSATTRAGLPEAVRTRLDGLARERRTVLTGSADPLTVFRTYTSTVQALHGVAGTLAARLPERAGTGDGQAVALLGRAVEEASATRGLLLASYAASAAHRERPELAAAAQQTDTRERAARADFAQLAPAKARDAYAREVSGPDVSAAESRLPALVAGERVQDAGPVRALLTTRLDRMRGVESDLAAAEADHLARVHERDVTAFQVRAGLVALCFAAALFGGVRATRSLTRPLAALRQGARRVCADPGGTEPVAFKGRDDEFAEIARSVNVLHGTVVRQRERITLLDAERARLDAARQDLADERDALRARDRDREEHLAGLAGRAHTTCASLSLRTLGLVERQLTVIEGLEAHEADPDRLDVLFKLDHLATRMRRHSENLLVLAGSEHVGGHAGTVPLLDVLRAAVSEIERYERVRIHSLPARCQLAGFASDDISHLVAELLENATAFSPPDVPVQVSGWLLENGDVMLSVQDEGIGMAPDRLEQINSLLAQADPEPPGPGPAGVPDDAVMGLGLYVVARLAARHGVRVQLREQRPGGITAVVVLPARLLPAGPPPVAEPQATPPAPGASTAPAVQLPGVAAEANSHVMAGRSRRMAGFAPQPAASGPPDDATIQLIVPERGAPVAPPEVRPLSPEGRPTVPAQPGGSGRHARPSAPTAAPDPYPTGPVDGALTGSGLPKRTPRAVPQAVVVPPGRQVRKGVDAEALRAKLAGFQQGAREGRRDVAQELAGREGERRRAEAPHAGGDVGDVEEARG, from the coding sequence GTGCCGGAGGGCACCGCCCGCGCCCGCAACCGGCTCGTCCTCTCCGTCGCGACCGCCTCCCTGGCGGTCCTCGGCGCGGGCGCGCTGGGCGTCGCGGACGCCTACCGTGACGCGGCGGACACCGCGCGGCTCGTCCCCACGGCCGAGGCCGCGAGCGACGCCGTGCGGCTCGCCCACGAACTGGCGGACGAGCGCGACGCGGTCACCGAGTACACGGCGGCCGGCCGCGGCCCCGTACCGGCCACCCTCGCGGCCCGGCGCGCCCGGACGGACCGGCGGCTCGGCGCCTTCCTCACCTCGGCGACGACGCGCGCCGGGCTCCCCGAGGCGGTCCGCACCCGGCTCGACGGCCTGGCGCGGGAGCGGCGCACCGTCCTCACCGGCTCCGCCGACCCGCTGACCGTCTTCCGCACCTACACCTCCACCGTGCAGGCCCTGCACGGCGTCGCCGGCACCCTCGCCGCCCGGCTGCCCGAACGGGCCGGGACGGGCGACGGGCAGGCCGTGGCGCTGCTCGGCCGCGCGGTCGAGGAGGCGTCCGCCACCCGCGGCCTGCTCCTCGCCTCCTACGCGGCCTCCGCCGCCCACCGCGAACGGCCCGAACTGGCCGCCGCCGCCCAGCAGACCGACACCCGCGAGCGCGCCGCCCGCGCCGACTTCGCCCAGCTCGCCCCGGCCAAGGCCCGCGACGCCTACGCCCGGGAGGTGAGCGGCCCGGACGTCTCCGCCGCCGAGTCCCGGCTCCCCGCTCTGGTCGCCGGGGAGCGGGTGCAGGACGCCGGGCCCGTGCGCGCCCTGCTCACCACCCGCCTGGACCGGATGCGCGGCGTCGAGTCCGACCTGGCCGCCGCCGAGGCCGACCACCTGGCGCGGGTCCACGAGCGCGACGTGACGGCCTTCCAGGTGCGCGCCGGGCTGGTCGCGCTCTGCTTCGCCGCCGCCCTGTTCGGCGGCGTCCGGGCCACCCGCTCGCTGACCCGCCCGCTGGCCGCCCTCCGGCAGGGCGCCCGCCGGGTCTGCGCCGACCCCGGCGGCACCGAACCGGTCGCCTTCAAGGGCCGGGACGACGAGTTCGCGGAGATCGCCCGCTCGGTCAACGTCCTGCACGGCACCGTCGTCCGGCAGCGCGAGCGCATCACCCTGCTGGACGCCGAGCGCGCCCGGCTGGACGCCGCCCGCCAGGACCTCGCCGACGAGCGCGACGCGCTGCGCGCCCGCGACCGGGACCGCGAGGAACACCTCGCCGGCCTCGCCGGACGCGCCCACACCACCTGCGCCAGCCTGTCGCTGCGCACCCTCGGCCTCGTCGAGCGCCAGCTCACCGTCATCGAGGGACTGGAGGCGCACGAGGCCGACCCCGACCGCCTCGACGTCCTCTTCAAACTCGACCACCTCGCCACCCGGATGCGCAGGCACAGCGAGAACCTGCTGGTCCTGGCCGGCTCCGAGCACGTCGGCGGGCACGCGGGCACGGTCCCGCTGCTGGACGTGCTGCGGGCCGCCGTCAGCGAGATCGAACGGTACGAGCGGGTCCGCATCCACTCCCTCCCGGCCCGCTGCCAGCTCGCCGGCTTCGCCTCGGACGACATCAGCCACCTGGTCGCCGAACTCCTGGAGAACGCCACGGCGTTCTCGCCGCCGGACGTGCCCGTGCAGGTCTCCGGCTGGCTGCTGGAGAACGGCGACGTGATGCTGTCCGTCCAGGACGAGGGCATCGGCATGGCCCCCGACCGCCTGGAGCAGATCAACTCCCTGCTGGCGCAGGCCGATCCGGAGCCGCCGGGCCCGGGCCCGGCGGGCGTTCCGGACGACGCCGTGATGGGCCTCGGCCTCTACGTCGTCGCCCGGCTCGCGGCCCGGCACGGCGTCCGCGTCCAGCTGCGCGAGCAGCGGCCCGGCGGCATTACGGCCGTCGTGGTGCTGCCCGCCCGGCTGCTGCCCGCCGGACCGCCGCCCGTCGCCGAGCCGCAGGCCACGCCCCCGGCGCCGGGCGCCTCCACCGCCCCGGCCGTGCAGCTGCCGGGCGTCGCCGCCGAGGCCAACTCGCACGTGATGGCCGGGCGTTCGCGGCGGATGGCCGGGTTCGCGCCGCAGCCGGCGGCCTCCGGGCCGCCGGACGACGCGACCATCCAGCTGATCGTCCCCGAGCGGGGCGCCCCCGTCGCCCCGCCCGAGGTGCGCCCCCTCAGCCCGGAGGGCCGCCCCACCGTCCCCGCCCAGCCCGGCGGGAGCGGACGGCACGCCCGCCCCTCCGCTCCCACGGCCGCCCCGGACCCGTACCCGACGGGCCCGGTGGACGGCGCCCTCACCGGCAGCGGGCTGCCCAAGCGCACCCCGCGTGCGGTGCCGCAGGCCGTGGTGGTGCCACCGGGCCGGCAGGTGCGCAAGGGCGTGGACGCGGAGGCGCTGCGGGCCAAGCTCGCCGGGTTCCAGCAGGGGGCGCGGGAGGGCCGGCGCGACGTCGCGCAGGAGCTCGCGGGGCGCGAGGGCGAGCGGCGCCGGGCGGAGGCGCCACACGCAGGTGGTGACGTCGGCGATGTCGAGGAGGCACGCGGTTGA
- a CDS encoding protein phosphatase 2C domain-containing protein — MRIELATRPGDPARPNEDFVSAVLPASGRGGALVLLDGVTPPPDGDDGCEHGVPWFTARLGGALLELCATRRELTPRQCLADAITRTADAHRTGCDLGHRRTPQATVVAARWDEERVEYLVLSDSVLLVEGADGAVTPVLDDRIARLAALGPVTDAHRNAEGGFHTAAADPAVTELAVTGVLPRAGVRALAALSDGAARWVEVFAEGDWTACAALLAKSGPRALVDRVRAAELADPDRRLFRRGKVHDDAAAVYAEL; from the coding sequence ATGCGCATCGAGCTGGCCACCCGGCCGGGCGACCCGGCCCGGCCCAACGAGGACTTCGTGTCGGCGGTCCTGCCCGCCTCCGGACGGGGCGGCGCGCTGGTGCTGCTGGACGGCGTGACGCCGCCGCCGGACGGGGACGACGGCTGTGAGCACGGCGTTCCCTGGTTCACGGCGCGTCTGGGCGGCGCACTGCTGGAACTGTGCGCCACCCGGCGCGAACTGACGCCGCGCCAGTGCCTGGCCGACGCGATCACCCGCACCGCGGACGCCCACCGGACCGGCTGTGATCTCGGTCACCGCCGCACCCCGCAGGCCACCGTGGTGGCCGCCCGCTGGGACGAGGAGCGGGTGGAGTACCTGGTGCTGTCGGACTCCGTCCTCCTGGTGGAGGGCGCGGACGGCGCGGTGACACCCGTGCTCGACGACCGGATCGCCCGGCTCGCCGCGCTCGGCCCGGTGACGGACGCCCACCGCAACGCCGAGGGCGGCTTCCACACGGCCGCCGCCGACCCCGCCGTCACCGAGCTGGCCGTCACGGGCGTCCTGCCGCGCGCCGGGGTCCGCGCCCTGGCCGCGCTCAGCGACGGCGCGGCCCGCTGGGTGGAGGTCTTCGCCGAGGGCGACTGGACCGCCTGCGCCGCCCTGCTGGCCAAGAGCGGCCCGCGCGCCCTCGTCGACCGGGTCCGGGCGGCGGAGCTGGCCGACCCGGACCGGCGGCTGTTCCGGCGGGGGAAGGTGCACGACGACGCGGCGGCGGTGTACGCGGAGTTGTAG
- a CDS encoding MarR family winged helix-turn-helix transcriptional regulator, producing the protein MHQTTTPPPEEGGTDQRTASGEDHPFLALERELSVFLRRARASSGEMAREVHPELEAAAYGLLVRLADAGRQRATDLAAYFGVGKATMSRQLRALGDLGLVTRTPDPADGRASLVALTEEGHARFSRVRDARRGQYMRKLADWDRAEIGELARLLHRLNTTLGG; encoded by the coding sequence GTGCACCAGACCACCACGCCGCCTCCCGAGGAGGGCGGTACGGACCAGCGGACCGCCAGTGGTGAGGACCACCCGTTCCTCGCCCTGGAACGCGAGCTCTCCGTGTTCCTGCGCCGCGCCCGCGCCTCCTCCGGGGAGATGGCGCGCGAGGTCCACCCCGAGCTGGAAGCGGCCGCCTACGGCCTGCTGGTCCGGCTGGCCGACGCCGGCCGCCAGCGCGCCACCGACCTCGCCGCCTACTTCGGCGTCGGCAAGGCCACCATGAGCCGCCAGCTCCGCGCCCTGGGCGACCTCGGCCTGGTCACCCGCACCCCCGACCCGGCGGACGGCCGCGCCTCGCTGGTCGCCCTCACCGAGGAGGGACACGCCCGCTTCAGCCGCGTCCGCGACGCCCGCCGGGGCCAGTACATGCGCAAGCTCGCCGACTGGGACCGCGCCGAGATCGGCGAACTGGCCCGGCTGCTGCACCGGCTGAACACGACTCTGGGCGGCTGA